GTCCTACCAGGTCTCCGGCGGACTCCACGGCGTCGGCGTGAGCGTCGTGAACGCCCTCTCAATGCGACTCGAAGCGGAGGTCAAACGCGACGGGGGTGTCTTCCGTCACGCGTTCGAACGGGGCGAACCCGTCGGCGACATGGAACGGGTTCGCGACATGGAACCCGACGAGGAGACCGGTACGGAGATCCGGTTCTGGCCCGACGATAGCATCTTCGAGGGGAACGACTTCGCCTTCTCGACGCTGTCGAACCGACTCCGCGAACTTGCCTTCCTCAACTCGGGCGTCCGCATCGCGCTCCGCGACGAACGCGAGACCGACGGCGAGGGCGACGCGATCGAGGAGACCTACCAGTACGAGGGTGGGATCCGAGAGTTCGTCGAGTACCTGAACGAGACCCGGTCGGCGATGCACGAGGACGTCATCTACTTCGAGGACAGCGAGCAGAACATCGAGATCGAGGTGGCGATGCAGGCCACCGAGGAACTCCAGGGCTCGATCCACGCCTTCGCGAACAACATCAACACGCGCGAGGGCGGCACCCACCTGACCGGGTTCAAGACCGCGCTCACGCGCGTCGTCAACGACTACGCCGACGAGAACGACCTGTTGAGGGACCTCGACGAGAACCTCAAAGGGGAGGACATCCGCGAGGGGCTCACCGCCGTCATCTCGATCAAACACCCCGACCCGCAGTTCGAGGGCCAGACGAAGACGAAACTCGGCAACTCGGAAGTGCGGGGGATCGTCGAGAGCGCCATGCACGAGGGCCTGGGCACTTACTTCGAGGAACACCCCGACACCGCCGAGGCGATCGTCGCCAAGGCGGAGGAGGCGGCCAAGGCTCGCAAGGCAGCCCAGAAGGCAGAGGAGTTGACCCGCCGGAAGTCCGCGCTCGAGTCGACGTCCCTGCCCGGCAAACTGGCCGACTGCCAGACCAAAGACCCCGACGAGGCCGAACTGTTCATCGCGGAGGGTGACTCCGCCGGTGGCAGCGCGAAGCAGGCCCGCAATCCGGAGTTCCAGGCCGTCCTCCCCATCAAGGGGAAGATCCTGAACGTCGAGAAACACCGACTCGATCGCATCTTAGAGAACGACGAGATCCGGAACATGATCACCGCGATCGGCGCGGGGATCGGCGACGAGTTCGACGTCGATGACGTCCGCTACAAGAAGATCATCATGGCCACGGACGCCGACGTCGACGGGGCTCACATCCGGACGCTTCTGCTCACGTTCTTTTACCGGCACATGCGGCCGCTGCTGGAAGGTGGCTACGTCTACGCCACCCAGCCGCCGCTGTACCGGATCCGCTACCGGGGGGAAACGTACGACGCGATGACCGACGCCGAACGCGACGAGATCGTCGAAGAGAAGTGCAACGGCAACCCCTCGCAGGTCCAGCGGTTCAAGGGGCTCGGCGAGATGAACCCCGAACAGCTCTGGGAGACGACGATGAACCCCGAAAACCGCATCCTCAAGCAGATCACGATCGAGGACGCGGCCGCGGCGGACAAGATGTTCTCCGTCCTGATGGGCGACGCCGTCGAACCGCGCAAGCAGTTCATCAAGGAGAACGCGCCGGAAGCGGAGTGGATCGACATCTAGACGAGGTGAGGTAACTACATGAGTTCAGACGTACCCGATCCGACCGACGTAGAGGCACGGGCGATCGAAAACGTCCGCATCGAAGACGAGATGGAACAGAGCTACATCGACTACGCGATGTCCGTCATCGCGGGTCGTGCCCTCCCGGACGTCCGGGACGGCCTGAAGCCGGTCCACCGGCGCATCCTGTACGCGATGCACGAGATGGGCGTCACGAGCGGATCGAGCCACCGGAAATCCTCCTCGATCGTCGGCGAGACGATGGGTGACTACCACCCGCACGGCGACAGTGCGATCTACGACACGCTGGTCCGGATGGCCCAGGACTTCTCGATGCGCTATCCGCTGGTCGACGGCCAGGGGAACTTCGGCTCGATGGACGGCGATCCGCCCGCCGCGCCCCGCTACACGGAGGCCCGGATGGCACCCATCGCCGAAGAGTTACTCGAGGACATCGACAAGGACACCGTCGACTTCTCCGCGAACTACGACGATCGACTGCAGGAACCCGACGTGCTCCCGTCGGCGTTTCCGAACCTCCTGGTGAACGGCTCCTCGGGGATCGCCGTCGGGATGTCGACGAACATCCCGCCGCACAATCTCGGCGAGGTGATCGACGCGACGATCGAGTTGATCGACAACCCCGACGCGACGGTGGAGGACCTGATGGAGCACGTGAAGGGACCGGACTTCCCGACGGGTGCCAACATCGTCGGCCGCGACGCTATCTACTCGGCGTACAAGACCGGCCGCGGCCGCATCCGCGTCCGTGCCGAGTTCGAGGTCGAGGAGTGGAAGTCGGGCCGCGAGCGCATCGTCATCACCGAACTTCCCTTCCAGGCCAACAAGGCGCGACTCGTCGAGCGCATCGCCGACGACGTCAACGAGGGCGAGATCGAGGGGATCTCCGACCTCCGCGACGAGTCCGATCGGGACGGCGTGCGCATCGTCGTCGAGTGCAAGCGCGGTGCCAACGTCGAGGTCGTCAAGAACAAACTGCTCGAGAACCACCTCGAGCGAACGTTCGGGGTCATCAACCTCGCGCTGGTCGACGGTCAGCCGCGGGTCCTCTCGCTGAAAGAGACCCTGGCGGAGTACGTCGCACACCGGCGCGAGGTCGTCCGCCGGCGCAGCGAGTACGACCTCGAAGAGGCCGAGGACCGCGCGCACATCCTCGAAGGCCGGTTGACGGCCGTCGAGAACGCCGAGGACGTCGTCGAACTGATCCGCAACAGCGAGGACCGATCGGCGGCGAAGGAGGCCTTGCAGGAGGCCTACGACTTCTCGACGGACCAGGCCGACCACATCGTCCGGATGCAACTCGGCAGCCTCACCTCGATGGAGGCCGCCGAGATCGAGGACGAGTACGAGGAGGTCCAGGCCGAGATCGAACGCCTGACCGAGATCCTGGAGAGCGAGCAGGAGTTGCTCGGCGTCATCAAGGACGAACTCCGGGAGATTAAAGAGGAGTACGCCGACGACCGCCGGACCTCGATCGTCGAGGATCGGGGAACGGTCACCCACGAGGACCTGATCCCCGAGGAAGAGGTGTTCGTCGTCATGACCGAGGACGACTACGTCAAGCGGATGCCGATGGACCAGTTCGACCCCCAGGGTCGGGGCGGGAAAGGGATCATCGGCGCGGACGTCAAGGAGGACGATCGCGTCGCGACGGTGTTCCGGGCCAACACCCACGACTACCTGCTGTGCTTTACCAATCACGGCGCGGTCTACCAGCTGAAGACCTACGAGATCCCGGAGATGGGTCGCACGGCTCGCGGCAAATCGGCGGTCAACATCCTCGATCTCGATCCGGGCGAGGACATCACGGCGATCGTCGACACCGACGCCTTCGGTGACGGCGAGTACGTGACGATGGTCACCCGGAACGGCTACGTCAAACGGACGGCCGGCGACGAGTTCGACAACATCCGGTCGACCGGCATCATCGCCGCCGACCTCGAGGAGGGTGACGAACTGGTCGACGTCGAGGTGACCGACGGCTCGCAGGACCTGGTAATCGCGACGGAAGGCGGGATGACGATCCGGTTCGACGAGGACGAAGTGCGCGCGATGGGCCGGAACGCTCGCGGCGTCAACGGCATCAAACTTCAGGACGGCGATGCCGTCGCCGGGCTGGTTGCCACCGACGAGGGCGACGAGCAGGCGCTGTTGACCGTGACCCGGAACGGGTACGGCAAGCGGACTCGCCTCGCCGAGTATCGCACCCAGTCGCGCTACGGCAAGGGGCTGATCGACATCAAGACGGGCGATCGGAACGGGCCCGTGACGGCCGTCAAGGCCGTCTCCGACGACGACCAGATCGTCCTGATGAGCGAACGTGGGCAGATCGTCCGCACGCGCGTCGACGAAATTTCGACGGTCGGACGAAACACCATGGGCGTGATCGTGATGGACGTCGAGGACGGCGACGCCGTCGCGAGCGTCGACGAGATTCCGGCGGTTGCAGCGGAGGGAACGGTCGACGACGAGTCTGCAGCGGAGGGAACGGGCGACGACGAGTCTGCAGCGGACGGCGGGGCCGACGACGAACCTACAGCGAACTGACGATCGGTTCTATGGAGTCTATGGCCCGTTTTGGCCACCTGGAGGGCGATGTCGCTCCGGGTTCGATTCCACAGGGGGGTCGACGGTGACGCGACCGATCGGAGGAATCGACCGACTCAGTGCTCCGGCTCTTCGGCCGGCGCGATCATGTCGTCGATGCGCAGGATGAGGATGTTGTTGGTGTCGTCTTTCCCGTCGAGCGACCCCTCGATGACGAGTTTCGACAGCGGCGTCGGGCCGACCGTCACCGAGTCGCCCTCTCGAATCCCGCCGAGGGCACCCTGAATGTGGACCTCTGCACGGCAGAGTTCCGGGTGGTGGACGCTCGAGAGGTCGATTTCCTCGACGATGACGCCCTCGACCACCTCACCCTCGTGTTCGAGCGGGACCGAGGCCGGGTCGTCCATCTGCTGGATCTCGAGGGCCTCGTAGGCGGCGGCCGTAGGTTTGTAGCCGCCTTTGGGGCCAGGTACTCCCTCTACCAGTTGCAGGGCCTTGAGACTCTGCATCTGGTTCCGGATGGTGCCGGGGTTGCGGTCGACCTGTTCGGCGATGTCTTCGCCCTTGATCGCGTCCTCGGACTCCTTGTGAAGGTTCGTCAGTGCACGGAGGATTTTCTTCTGGCTCGGGGTGAGTTCGATGGATGACATAGTGAATTGTTCGCAATTGACTTCCTTAAACCCGACGGGTGTGCCG
The nucleotide sequence above comes from Halosolutus halophilus. Encoded proteins:
- the gyrA gene encoding DNA gyrase subunit A codes for the protein MSSDVPDPTDVEARAIENVRIEDEMEQSYIDYAMSVIAGRALPDVRDGLKPVHRRILYAMHEMGVTSGSSHRKSSSIVGETMGDYHPHGDSAIYDTLVRMAQDFSMRYPLVDGQGNFGSMDGDPPAAPRYTEARMAPIAEELLEDIDKDTVDFSANYDDRLQEPDVLPSAFPNLLVNGSSGIAVGMSTNIPPHNLGEVIDATIELIDNPDATVEDLMEHVKGPDFPTGANIVGRDAIYSAYKTGRGRIRVRAEFEVEEWKSGRERIVITELPFQANKARLVERIADDVNEGEIEGISDLRDESDRDGVRIVVECKRGANVEVVKNKLLENHLERTFGVINLALVDGQPRVLSLKETLAEYVAHRREVVRRRSEYDLEEAEDRAHILEGRLTAVENAEDVVELIRNSEDRSAAKEALQEAYDFSTDQADHIVRMQLGSLTSMEAAEIEDEYEEVQAEIERLTEILESEQELLGVIKDELREIKEEYADDRRTSIVEDRGTVTHEDLIPEEEVFVVMTEDDYVKRMPMDQFDPQGRGGKGIIGADVKEDDRVATVFRANTHDYLLCFTNHGAVYQLKTYEIPEMGRTARGKSAVNILDLDPGEDITAIVDTDAFGDGEYVTMVTRNGYVKRTAGDEFDNIRSTGIIAADLEEGDELVDVEVTDGSQDLVIATEGGMTIRFDEDEVRAMGRNARGVNGIKLQDGDAVAGLVATDEGDEQALLTVTRNGYGKRTRLAEYRTQSRYGKGLIDIKTGDRNGPVTAVKAVSDDDQIVLMSERGQIVRTRVDEISTVGRNTMGVIVMDVEDGDAVASVDEIPAVAAEGTVDDESAAEGTGDDESAADGGADDEPTAN
- the gyrB gene encoding DNA topoisomerase (ATP-hydrolyzing) subunit B, with the translated sequence MSQESEYGAGQIQVLEGLEAVRKRPAMYIGSTDSRGLHHLVYEVVDNSIDEALAGYCDEIAVTIHDDGSVSVSDDGRGIPVDTHEEYDRPALEVILTVLHAGGKFDNKSYQVSGGLHGVGVSVVNALSMRLEAEVKRDGGVFRHAFERGEPVGDMERVRDMEPDEETGTEIRFWPDDSIFEGNDFAFSTLSNRLRELAFLNSGVRIALRDERETDGEGDAIEETYQYEGGIREFVEYLNETRSAMHEDVIYFEDSEQNIEIEVAMQATEELQGSIHAFANNINTREGGTHLTGFKTALTRVVNDYADENDLLRDLDENLKGEDIREGLTAVISIKHPDPQFEGQTKTKLGNSEVRGIVESAMHEGLGTYFEEHPDTAEAIVAKAEEAAKARKAAQKAEELTRRKSALESTSLPGKLADCQTKDPDEAELFIAEGDSAGGSAKQARNPEFQAVLPIKGKILNVEKHRLDRILENDEIRNMITAIGAGIGDEFDVDDVRYKKIIMATDADVDGAHIRTLLLTFFYRHMRPLLEGGYVYATQPPLYRIRYRGETYDAMTDAERDEIVEEKCNGNPSQVQRFKGLGEMNPEQLWETTMNPENRILKQITIEDAAAADKMFSVLMGDAVEPRKQFIKENAPEAEWIDI
- a CDS encoding Rrf2 family transcriptional regulator; the protein is MSSIELTPSQKKILRALTNLHKESEDAIKGEDIAEQVDRNPGTIRNQMQSLKALQLVEGVPGPKGGYKPTAAAYEALEIQQMDDPASVPLEHEGEVVEGVIVEEIDLSSVHHPELCRAEVHIQGALGGIREGDSVTVGPTPLSKLVIEGSLDGKDDTNNILILRIDDMIAPAEEPEH